Proteins co-encoded in one Rattus rattus isolate New Zealand chromosome 5, Rrattus_CSIRO_v1, whole genome shotgun sequence genomic window:
- the Spint3 gene encoding kunitz-type protease inhibitor 3, whose amino-acid sequence MQLQASFSFFLILTFCQELCSEPRQVARKSLPSMCTLPMEKGECRAIFVRWYYDTKTKKCDWFHYGGCRGNENNFLSRNQCQTVCAST is encoded by the exons ATGCAGCTCCAggcctccttctcctttttcctgaTCCTTACCTTCTGCCAAGAGCTTTGCTCAGAACCAAGACAAG TAGCCAGGAAGTCCTTACCGTCTATGTGCACACTTCCCATGGAAAAAGGCGAATGTCGCGCCATCTTCGTGAGATGGTACTATGATACCAAAACTAAGAAGTGTGACTGGTTCCACTATGGAGGCTGCAGAGGCAACGAGAACAACTTTCTGAGCAGAAACCAGTGCCAGACAGTCTGCGCAAGCACCTGA
- the Wfdc8 gene encoding WAP four-disulfide core domain protein 8, with protein MTKYGALSLSGPASSWRSGALMLFLFLSLDQTSASYTAKIKQKVGECPRKRVDCRNGILSSCKTDFNCEAHFKCCHFACGRLCMDPYEEPCLLPSDAGNCKDTLTHWYFDSQRHKCRAFTYSGCGGNSNNFLSKADCRNACMFFVKKGQCPLFPFQMRMECPASCKNDMDCPEKEKCCESRCGFICARAWLVKTGFCPRKPMVCSKIDKPKCLWDSDCPLDEKCCTRCGLKCLEPRH; from the exons ATGACCAAGTATGGG GCACTGTCCCTCTCTGGCCCAGCCAGCTCCTGGCGGAGTGGAGCTCTCatgctgtttctcttcctctccttggaTCAGACCTCAGCGTCATATACCGCCAAGATCAAAC aAAAAGTGGGAGAGTGTCCTAGGAAGCGGGTGGACTGCAGAAACGGGATTTTGAGCTCGTGCAAAACAGACTTCAACTGTGAGGCGCATTTCAAGTGTTGTCACTTTGCCTGCGGGAGACTGTGCATGGACCCTTATGAAG AACCCTGCCTGTTACCCTCGGACGCAGGAAACTGCAAAGACACCTTGACGCACTGGTATTTTGACTCCCAGAGGCATAAGTGCAGAGCCTTTACATACAGTGGATGCGGTGGGAACTCAAACAACTTCCTCAGCAAAGCGGACTGTCGGAACGCTTGCATGTTTTTTG TGAAGAAAGGACAATGCCCACTGTTCCCTTTCCAAATGCGGATGGAGTGCCCAGCCTCCTGTAAGAACGACATGGATTGCCCAGAAAAGGAGAAGTGCTGCGAATCCAGGTGTGGCTTCATCTGTGCCAGAGCCTGGCTAG TCAAAACAGGTTTCTGCCCTCGGAAGCCCATGGTGTGTTCTAAGATCGATAAGCCCAAGTGCCTATGGGACAGTGACTGTCCCCTGGACGAGAAGTGCTGCACGCGCTGTGGACTGAAGTGCTTGGAACCCAGGCACTGA
- the LOC116902355 gene encoding eppin isoform X1, which produces MKFSRFVSILVLFGLLTKVQGPSLTDFLFPRRCPRFREECEHRERDLCTRDRDCQKREKCCVFSCGKKCLNPQQDICSLPKDSGYCMAYFPRWWYNKKNGTCQLFIYGGCQGNNNNFQSQSICQNACEKKRSCPRVRVKCEVEERNECTRHRQCPDKKRCCFFSCGKKCMDLREDICSLPQDAGPCLAYLPRWWYNEDTGLCTQFIYGGCQGNPNNFQSEGICTVVCKKKQMSSWI; this is translated from the exons ATGAAGTTTTCCAGATTTGTGAGCATCCTCGTGCTATTTGGCCTGCTTACAAAGGTCCAGGGACCTAGTCTAACTGACTTTCTGTTTCCCA GGAGATGCCCCAGATTCAGAGAGGAGTgtgaacacagagagagggacCTTTGTACCAGGGACAGGGACtgccagaagagagagaagtgcTGTGTCTTCAGCTGCGGAAAGAAATGTCTAAACCCCCAACAAG ATATTTGCAGCCTACCAAAAGACTCTGGCTACTGCATGGCTTACTTCCCTCGCTGGTGGTATAATAAGAAAAACGGCACGTGCCAACTCTTCATCTATGGTGGTTGCCAGGGAAACAATAACAACTTCCAGTCCCAAAGTATATGCCAGAATGCctgtgaaaaaaaaa GATCATGTCCGAGAGTAAGAGTGAAGTGTGaggttgaagaaagaaatgagtgtACGAGGCACCGACAGTGTCCGGACAAGAAGAGATGCTGCTTCTTCAGCTGTGGGAAGAAGTGCATGGACCTCCGGGAAG ACATATGCAGTCTGCCACAGGATGCTGGTCCCTGCTTGGCCTACCTTCCACGCTGGTGGTATAATGAAGATACTGGCCTCTGTACCCAATTCATCTATGGTGGTTGCCAAGGGAACCCCAACAACTTCCAATCTGAAGGTATCTGCACAGTTGTCTGCAAAAAGAAAC AAATGTCTTCCTGGATATGA
- the LOC116902355 gene encoding eppin isoform X2: MKFSRFVSILVLFGLLTKVQGPSLTDFLFPRRCPRFREECEHRERDLCTRDRDCQKREKCCVFSCGKKCLNPQQDICSLPKDSGYCMAYFPRWWYNKKNGTCQLFIYGGCQGNNNNFQSQSICQNACEKKSNST, from the exons ATGAAGTTTTCCAGATTTGTGAGCATCCTCGTGCTATTTGGCCTGCTTACAAAGGTCCAGGGACCTAGTCTAACTGACTTTCTGTTTCCCA GGAGATGCCCCAGATTCAGAGAGGAGTgtgaacacagagagagggacCTTTGTACCAGGGACAGGGACtgccagaagagagagaagtgcTGTGTCTTCAGCTGCGGAAAGAAATGTCTAAACCCCCAACAAG ATATTTGCAGCCTACCAAAAGACTCTGGCTACTGCATGGCTTACTTCCCTCGCTGGTGGTATAATAAGAAAAACGGCACGTGCCAACTCTTCATCTATGGTGGTTGCCAGGGAAACAATAACAACTTCCAGTCCCAAAGTATATGCCAGAATGCctgtgaaaaaaaaa GCAATTCCACCTGA
- the LOC116902355 gene encoding WAP four-disulfide core domain protein 6A isoform X3, with translation MPANRLQLPKMRHWALLPFLVPLIFLWSIQKPELTEGLFFRSCPRVRVKCEVEERNECTRHRQCPDKKRCCFFSCGKKCMDLREDICSLPQDAGPCLAYLPRWWYNEDTGLCTQFIYGGCQGNPNNFQSEGICTVVCKKKQMSSWI, from the exons ATGCCTGCCAACAGGTTACAGCTTCCTAAAATGAGACACTGGGCGCTTCTGCCATTCCTGGTCCCCCTCATCTTCCTGTGGAGCATCCAGAAACCTGAGCTGACAGAGGGGTTATTTTTCA GATCATGTCCGAGAGTAAGAGTGAAGTGTGaggttgaagaaagaaatgagtgtACGAGGCACCGACAGTGTCCGGACAAGAAGAGATGCTGCTTCTTCAGCTGTGGGAAGAAGTGCATGGACCTCCGGGAAG ACATATGCAGTCTGCCACAGGATGCTGGTCCCTGCTTGGCCTACCTTCCACGCTGGTGGTATAATGAAGATACTGGCCTCTGTACCCAATTCATCTATGGTGGTTGCCAAGGGAACCCCAACAACTTCCAATCTGAAGGTATCTGCACAGTTGTCTGCAAAAAGAAAC AAATGTCTTCCTGGATATGA